In a single window of the Saccharothrix australiensis genome:
- the mshD gene encoding mycothiol synthase has product MELSWIESLSAEQGAEVARLLEAAERVDGVAPVGEQVVLRLRPGAPGSGHLLARDGGALVGYLHLDLFGDADGNRVAELAVHPDHRRQGIGTALVTAAAERAEPLRVWAHGDHPGARALAAALGYRKVRELLRLRRALDDALPEPVLPEGVRLRAFVPGQDEAAVVYVNHRAFAWHPEQGAMSIEDVRQREEERWFDPAGFLLAVDAEDRLLGFHWTKAHTAELGEVYVVGVDPDAQGGGLGKALTLAGLAHLRRTGSREVMLYVESDNAPALAVYTRLGFSRWDSDAQYAK; this is encoded by the coding sequence GTGGAATTGAGCTGGATCGAGTCGCTTTCCGCTGAGCAGGGTGCCGAGGTCGCGAGGTTGCTCGAGGCCGCGGAGCGCGTCGACGGCGTGGCGCCCGTGGGTGAGCAGGTGGTCCTGCGCCTGCGGCCCGGCGCGCCGGGCAGCGGTCACCTGCTGGCGCGGGACGGCGGCGCGCTGGTCGGCTACCTCCACCTGGACCTGTTCGGCGACGCCGACGGCAACCGGGTCGCCGAGCTGGCCGTCCACCCCGACCACCGCCGCCAAGGCATCGGCACGGCGCTGGTGACGGCCGCCGCCGAGCGCGCCGAGCCGCTGCGGGTCTGGGCGCACGGCGACCACCCCGGTGCGCGGGCGCTCGCCGCCGCGCTCGGTTACCGCAAGGTCCGCGAGCTGCTCCGGCTGCGCCGCGCCCTGGACGACGCGCTGCCCGAGCCGGTGCTGCCCGAGGGCGTCCGGCTGCGCGCGTTCGTGCCCGGTCAGGACGAGGCGGCGGTCGTCTACGTCAACCACCGCGCGTTCGCCTGGCACCCCGAGCAGGGCGCGATGAGCATCGAGGACGTGCGGCAGCGGGAGGAGGAGCGCTGGTTCGACCCCGCCGGCTTCCTGCTGGCGGTGGACGCCGAGGACCGGCTGCTGGGCTTCCACTGGACCAAGGCGCACACGGCCGAGCTGGGCGAGGTCTACGTCGTGGGCGTCGACCCCGACGCCCAGGGCGGCGGGCTCGGCAAGGCGCTGACCCTCGCCGGCCTGGCGCACCTGCGGCGGACGGGATCACGTGAAGTGATGTTGTACGTCGAATCCGACAACGCTCCGGCATTGGCCGTGTACACGCGGTTGGGATTCAGCCGGTGGGATTCGGACGCCCAATACGCCAAGTAG
- a CDS encoding glycosyl hydrolase family 18 protein: protein MRRLAIALVALATIATTVTPASAAAGLTATFTRTGTTGKFVVSNPTSAAVTGWSIKFDVPAGVTVSGAQNASTTQNGTRVTLTPAYYINTIQPGRNTDPFSPTFTLSREADPTSCTLNGANCDGTGPEPPAPAPVTADFSLSGSTGKFIVANNTDATLSDWAITFTLPSGVTASNANNGTVSQTGNTVTLAPVHYNKSVGPRKTTEPYSPTFTLSRAVEPVTCRINNANCDGSPDVPPTAPGDLRSPAKTTKSVSLAWNASTAGSLPVAGYDVYNGSTLATTVTGTSATVTGLTPNTAYSFTVKAKDTKGTQSPASNALSVTTNNPADDTQPPSAPGNLRGTGKDAGSVTLTWDAATDNSKVANYDVYQGSTVRATVTETTAKIDGLSPSTEYTFSVKARDIYDNVSGASNSVKVTTSDIVGGYAKVGYFVQWGIYGRQFFVKNLDTNGAAAKLTHINYAFGNIDPVNLTCLHGVTKGTSPNPQDPNQGDGAGDAEADYSRPFSSAQSVDGVADTGWEPLRGNYNQLKKLKAKHPHLKILISLGGWTYSKYFSDVAATDASRKKFVASCLDIYLKGNLPTYNGAGGPGTAAGIFDGVDLDWEWPGAEGHPGNHISPNDKRNNTLLIEEFRKQMDELSKTTGKRYQLTAFTPADRAKIDAGWELAEVAKSMDIFNVQGYDFHGSGSDNSWEPNRTGHQGNLYKDADDPYPFHFSVEDTVNAYLEAGVNPRKITVGLAFYGRGWQGVQDGGKKGEWQSATGAAPGQFAEEAGTRGYSNLLASVPNCTVYHDEAAVATSCFTGNGGQWWTFDDAWAIQKKTAWMKQRGLLGAMIWEMSGDTGVLMSAVDNGLK from the coding sequence ATGCGCCGACTAGCCATCGCGCTGGTGGCACTCGCCACCATCGCCACCACCGTCACGCCGGCATCAGCCGCTGCGGGCCTGACCGCGACGTTCACCAGAACGGGCACCACGGGCAAGTTCGTGGTCTCCAACCCGACGTCGGCCGCCGTCACCGGCTGGTCGATCAAGTTCGACGTGCCGGCCGGCGTCACGGTCAGCGGCGCGCAGAACGCGTCGACCACGCAGAACGGGACCAGGGTCACGCTCACCCCGGCCTACTACATCAACACCATCCAGCCGGGCCGCAACACCGACCCGTTCAGCCCGACGTTCACGCTCAGCCGGGAGGCCGACCCGACCTCCTGCACGCTCAACGGCGCGAACTGCGACGGCACCGGCCCCGAACCGCCCGCGCCCGCGCCGGTCACCGCGGACTTCAGCCTCTCCGGCTCCACCGGCAAGTTCATCGTCGCCAACAACACCGACGCCACCCTGTCCGACTGGGCGATCACCTTCACGCTGCCCTCGGGCGTCACGGCGAGCAACGCCAACAACGGCACCGTCAGCCAGACCGGCAACACGGTCACGCTGGCGCCGGTCCACTACAACAAGTCGGTGGGCCCGCGGAAGACGACCGAGCCGTACAGCCCGACGTTCACGCTCAGCCGGGCCGTCGAACCGGTGACCTGCCGGATCAACAACGCCAACTGCGACGGCTCGCCGGACGTCCCGCCGACCGCGCCGGGCGACCTGCGCTCGCCGGCGAAGACGACCAAGAGCGTCTCCCTGGCCTGGAACGCCTCCACGGCGGGCTCGCTGCCGGTCGCGGGCTACGACGTCTACAACGGCTCGACGCTGGCCACCACCGTCACCGGCACGAGCGCCACGGTCACCGGCCTCACGCCGAACACCGCGTACTCGTTCACGGTGAAGGCCAAGGACACCAAGGGCACCCAGTCGCCCGCGAGCAACGCGCTCAGCGTCACCACGAACAACCCGGCCGACGACACCCAGCCGCCGAGCGCGCCGGGCAACCTGCGCGGCACCGGCAAGGACGCGGGCAGCGTGACGCTCACGTGGGACGCGGCCACCGACAACAGCAAGGTCGCGAACTACGACGTCTACCAGGGCTCCACGGTCCGCGCCACGGTCACCGAGACCACGGCGAAGATCGACGGCCTGTCGCCGTCCACCGAGTACACGTTCTCGGTGAAGGCGCGCGACATCTACGACAACGTGTCCGGCGCGAGCAACTCCGTCAAGGTGACCACGTCGGACATCGTCGGCGGGTACGCGAAGGTCGGCTACTTCGTCCAGTGGGGCATCTACGGCCGCCAGTTCTTCGTGAAGAACCTGGACACCAACGGCGCGGCGGCGAAGCTGACGCACATCAACTACGCCTTCGGCAACATCGACCCGGTCAACCTGACGTGCCTCCACGGCGTCACGAAGGGCACCTCGCCCAACCCGCAGGACCCGAACCAGGGTGACGGCGCGGGTGACGCGGAAGCCGACTACAGCAGGCCGTTCAGCTCGGCGCAGTCCGTGGACGGCGTGGCCGACACCGGCTGGGAGCCGTTGCGCGGCAACTACAACCAGCTCAAGAAGCTCAAGGCCAAGCACCCGCACCTGAAGATCCTGATCTCGCTGGGCGGCTGGACGTACTCGAAGTACTTCTCGGACGTCGCGGCCACGGACGCGTCGCGCAAGAAGTTCGTCGCGTCCTGCCTGGACATCTACCTCAAGGGCAACCTGCCGACCTACAACGGCGCGGGCGGTCCGGGCACGGCGGCGGGCATCTTCGACGGCGTCGACCTCGACTGGGAGTGGCCGGGCGCGGAGGGCCACCCCGGCAACCACATCAGCCCGAACGACAAGCGGAACAACACCCTCCTGATCGAGGAGTTCCGCAAGCAGATGGACGAGCTGTCCAAGACCACCGGCAAGCGGTACCAGCTGACCGCGTTCACCCCGGCCGACCGGGCGAAGATCGACGCCGGCTGGGAGCTGGCCGAGGTCGCGAAGTCGATGGACATCTTCAACGTCCAGGGCTACGACTTCCACGGCTCCGGCAGCGACAACTCGTGGGAGCCGAACCGGACCGGCCACCAGGGCAACCTGTACAAGGACGCGGACGACCCGTACCCGTTCCACTTCAGCGTGGAGGACACGGTCAACGCCTACCTGGAGGCGGGCGTGAACCCGCGCAAGATCACCGTCGGGCTGGCGTTCTACGGCCGCGGCTGGCAGGGCGTCCAGGACGGCGGGAAGAAGGGCGAGTGGCAGTCGGCGACGGGCGCCGCGCCGGGGCAGTTCGCGGAGGAGGCCGGCACGCGCGGGTACTCGAACCTGCTCGCCAGCGTGCCCAACTGCACGGTGTACCACGACGAGGCGGCGGTCGCGACGTCCTGCTTCACCGGCAACGGCGGGCAGTGGTGGACGTTCGACGACGCGTGGGCGATCCAGAAGAAGACCGCGTGGATGAAGCAGCGCGGCCTGCTGGGCGCGATGATCTGGGAGATGTCCGGTGACACCGGCGTGCTGATGAGCGCCGTGGACAACGGGCTCAAGTAG
- a CDS encoding DUF4395 domain-containing protein: MPSDAPVDPRGPRFSAWITSAILAVALLTGSWRLLAAQTILFALCAFVSLKLNPWGHVYRFAVQPRLTPTSEREEAAPLRFAQGVGFVFALVGTVGYASGLTALGAVATSAALVAALLNAAFGLCLGCEVFLLLRRYAPALARPSKSGTETGATR, from the coding sequence GTGCCGAGTGATGCCCCCGTGGACCCCCGCGGCCCGCGGTTCAGCGCCTGGATCACGTCCGCGATCCTCGCGGTCGCGCTGCTGACCGGGTCGTGGCGCCTGCTCGCGGCGCAGACGATCCTGTTCGCCCTCTGCGCCTTCGTCTCGCTCAAGCTCAACCCCTGGGGGCACGTCTACCGGTTCGCCGTCCAGCCGCGGCTCACGCCGACGTCCGAGCGCGAGGAGGCCGCCCCGCTGCGGTTCGCGCAGGGCGTCGGGTTCGTGTTCGCCCTGGTCGGGACCGTCGGGTACGCCTCCGGCCTCACCGCGCTCGGAGCGGTCGCCACGTCCGCCGCGCTGGTCGCCGCGCTGCTCAACGCGGCGTTCGGCCTGTGCCTGGGCTGCGAGGTGTTCCTGCTCCTGCGCCGCTACGCACCCGCCCTCGCCCGCCCCAGTAAGTCCGGAACAGAAACAGGAGCGACTCGATGA
- a CDS encoding TlpA family protein disulfide reductase, translated as MTGVWALAGAVAVALIVGAVWRARNGRVRRADRPVELPEPVRELLDPPAPVTLVQLSTAFCAPCRHTRALLADLADRTDGLRHVELDVTDRPDVAAALGVLRTPTTLAVDAAGVELLRVGGVPDRGALLAALRPHLPRPIG; from the coding sequence GTGACCGGCGTCTGGGCGTTGGCGGGCGCCGTCGCGGTCGCGCTAATCGTCGGCGCGGTGTGGCGGGCGCGGAACGGGCGGGTCCGGCGCGCGGACCGGCCGGTCGAGCTGCCCGAGCCGGTGCGCGAGCTGCTGGACCCGCCCGCCCCGGTGACGCTGGTTCAGCTCTCGACGGCGTTCTGCGCGCCCTGCCGGCACACCCGCGCGCTGCTGGCGGACCTGGCCGACCGCACGGACGGGCTCCGGCACGTGGAGCTCGACGTGACCGACCGGCCCGACGTGGCCGCGGCGCTGGGCGTGCTGCGGACCCCGACGACGCTCGCGGTGGACGCCGCGGGCGTCGAGCTGCTGCGCGTCGGCGGCGTGCCGGACCGGGGCGCGCTCCTGGCCGCGCTGCGCCCCCATCTACCTCGACCGATCGGGTGA
- a CDS encoding sulfurtransferase gives MSREDVLVSAAWSEENLDTPGVVFVEVDEDTTAYDGGHIPGAVKVDWKNELQDPVRRDFVDREGFEKLLSAKGISNDDTVILYGGNNNWFAAYAYWYFKLYGHDAVKLLDGGRKKWELDGRPLDKEVVTREATQYRAKEQDLSIRAFRDEVVEAIGNKNLVDVRSPDEFSGKLLAPAHLPQEQAQRAGHIPSAINVPWSKAANEDGTFKSNEELAAIYGEAGFDGSRKTIAYCRIGERSSHTWFALHELLGHEDVKNYDGSWTEYGSLVGVPVELGSGKEG, from the coding sequence ATGAGCCGTGAAGACGTCCTGGTCTCGGCCGCTTGGTCCGAGGAGAACCTCGACACGCCCGGTGTGGTGTTCGTGGAGGTCGACGAGGACACCACCGCCTACGACGGGGGCCACATCCCCGGCGCGGTGAAGGTGGACTGGAAGAACGAGCTCCAGGACCCGGTCCGCCGCGACTTCGTGGACCGCGAGGGTTTCGAGAAGCTGCTGTCCGCCAAGGGCATCTCCAACGACGACACCGTGATCCTCTACGGCGGCAACAACAACTGGTTCGCCGCCTACGCCTACTGGTACTTCAAGCTGTACGGCCACGACGCGGTGAAGCTGCTCGACGGCGGTCGCAAGAAGTGGGAGCTGGACGGCCGCCCGCTGGACAAGGAGGTCGTCACCCGCGAGGCCACCCAGTACCGGGCGAAGGAGCAGGACCTGTCGATCCGCGCGTTCCGCGACGAGGTCGTCGAGGCCATCGGCAACAAGAACCTGGTCGACGTGCGCTCGCCCGACGAGTTCTCCGGCAAGCTGCTCGCGCCCGCGCACCTGCCGCAGGAGCAGGCCCAGCGCGCCGGCCACATCCCGTCCGCGATCAACGTGCCGTGGAGCAAGGCGGCCAACGAGGACGGCACGTTCAAGTCGAACGAGGAGCTGGCCGCGATCTACGGCGAGGCCGGGTTCGACGGCTCCCGCAAGACGATCGCGTACTGCCGCATCGGCGAGCGCTCGTCGCACACCTGGTTCGCGCTGCACGAGCTGCTCGGGCACGAGGACGTGAAGAACTACGACGGTTCCTGGACCGAGTACGGCTCGCTGGTCGGCGTGCCGGTCGAGCTCGGCAGCGGCAAGGAGGGCTGA
- a CDS encoding alpha/beta hydrolase family protein: MSPTATPVTAVARDGVVLRGVHVTTAPTVTELAFVVGHGFTNHVRKPYVSRVLTRFARHGGVVALDFRGHGRSDGLSSVGGDEIHDLAAGAALARRLGYRRVVTVGFSMGASVALRHAALHAERPDAIAAVSSPSRWWVRDTPAMRRVHWLLEQPHGRLAARALGVRLAPPWRTVPETPLEVVHRIAPTPLLLVHGEDDHYFGPAHAHALHRATGGSAELWLEPRVRHAESAMTPALVDRIATWLDRETTDRETVS; encoded by the coding sequence GTGTCCCCGACCGCCACCCCGGTCACCGCCGTGGCGCGGGACGGGGTCGTCCTGCGCGGGGTGCACGTCACGACCGCCCCAACCGTGACGGAACTGGCGTTCGTCGTGGGCCACGGGTTCACCAACCACGTCCGGAAGCCGTACGTCTCCCGCGTGCTGACCCGATTCGCCAGGCACGGCGGCGTGGTCGCCCTGGACTTCCGCGGCCACGGCCGGTCGGACGGCCTGTCGTCGGTCGGCGGTGACGAAATCCACGACCTGGCGGCCGGTGCCGCGCTGGCGCGCCGCCTCGGGTACCGCCGCGTGGTGACCGTCGGCTTCTCGATGGGCGCCTCCGTCGCCCTGCGCCACGCCGCGCTGCACGCGGAGCGACCGGACGCGATCGCGGCGGTGAGCAGCCCGTCCCGCTGGTGGGTGCGCGACACGCCCGCCATGCGCCGCGTGCACTGGCTGTTGGAGCAGCCGCACGGCCGGCTCGCCGCGCGGGCGCTGGGCGTCCGGCTCGCGCCGCCCTGGCGGACGGTGCCGGAGACCCCGCTGGAGGTCGTGCACCGCATCGCGCCCACGCCGCTGCTGCTCGTGCACGGCGAGGACGACCACTACTTCGGCCCGGCGCACGCCCACGCGCTGCACCGCGCGACGGGCGGGTCCGCCGAGCTGTGGCTGGAGCCGCGCGTCCGGCACGCCGAGTCCGCGATGACGCCGGCTCTGGTAGACCGGATCGCGACCTGGCTCGACCGCGAGACCACCGACCGCGAGACTGTTAGCTGA
- a CDS encoding FABP family protein, which produces MADDNAPVPGSGDAAVQAAASRARVTGSRNLPQFDDLPIPADTANLREGPSLHDACLALLPLVGVWRGEGEVVYPTIDGPYRFGQQVTFAHDGRPFLYYEARSWLLDADGAVIRPAARETGFWRPQPDDTIEVLLTHNTGIVELYYGKPRNQTSWELGTDAVVRTATAKEVTGSQRLYGIVNNGDLAYVEERAMVGHPLQPHTSAHLKRVVG; this is translated from the coding sequence ATGGCCGACGACAACGCACCGGTGCCGGGCAGCGGCGACGCGGCCGTCCAGGCCGCCGCCTCGCGCGCCAGGGTGACCGGCTCCCGCAACCTGCCGCAGTTCGACGACCTGCCGATCCCGGCGGACACCGCGAACCTGCGGGAGGGCCCGTCGCTGCACGACGCCTGCCTGGCGCTGCTGCCGCTGGTCGGCGTGTGGCGCGGTGAGGGCGAGGTCGTGTACCCGACGATCGACGGCCCGTACCGGTTCGGCCAGCAGGTCACGTTCGCGCACGACGGCCGCCCGTTCCTGTACTACGAGGCGCGGTCGTGGCTGCTCGACGCCGACGGCGCGGTGATCCGCCCGGCGGCCCGCGAGACGGGTTTCTGGCGTCCCCAGCCCGACGACACGATCGAGGTGCTGCTGACGCACAACACCGGGATCGTGGAGCTGTACTACGGCAAGCCGCGCAACCAGACGTCCTGGGAGCTGGGCACGGACGCGGTGGTCCGCACGGCGACCGCCAAGGAGGTCACCGGCTCGCAGCGGCTGTACGGCATCGTCAACAACGGCGACCTGGCGTACGTCGAGGAGCGGGCGATGGTCGGCCACCCCCTCCAGCCGCACACGTCGGCGCACCTCAAGCGCGTCGTCGGCTGA
- the pxpB gene encoding 5-oxoprolinase subunit PxpB: MRLRRCGTDAVLVEVDSTGEVEAVRAAVRAADPPEVVEVVPAARTVLVAARPGGLPAVLRLLGTVDLAHRVDVPSRQVVIPVVYDGPDLELVAATAGVTADEVVRLHAAATYSVAFCGFAPGFAYLVGLPPPLRQPRLDSPRTKVPAGAVGVAGEYTAAYPRSTPGGWRLIGRTDAPLFDPTGDVPALLAPGDRVRFEAVG, translated from the coding sequence ATGCGGCTGCGGCGTTGCGGTACCGACGCGGTGCTGGTCGAGGTCGACTCGACCGGCGAGGTGGAGGCCGTGCGCGCGGCGGTCCGGGCCGCCGACCCGCCCGAGGTGGTCGAGGTGGTGCCGGCGGCGCGCACGGTGCTGGTCGCGGCGCGGCCCGGCGGCCTGCCCGCCGTGCTCCGGCTCCTGGGCACCGTGGACCTGGCGCACCGCGTGGACGTGCCGTCCCGGCAGGTGGTGATCCCGGTCGTGTACGACGGGCCGGACCTGGAGCTGGTCGCGGCGACCGCGGGCGTCACCGCCGACGAGGTGGTCCGGCTGCACGCGGCGGCGACGTACTCGGTGGCGTTCTGCGGTTTCGCGCCAGGGTTCGCCTACCTCGTGGGGCTGCCGCCGCCGCTGCGCCAGCCGCGGCTCGACTCGCCGCGCACGAAGGTCCCCGCCGGCGCGGTCGGCGTGGCGGGCGAGTACACCGCCGCGTACCCGCGCTCGACGCCCGGCGGGTGGCGGCTGATCGGCCGCACCGACGCGCCGCTGTTCGACCCGACCGGTGACGTCCCGGCCCTGCTGGCGCCCGGCGACCGGGTCCGGTTCGAGGCGGTGGGATGA
- a CDS encoding winged helix-turn-helix domain-containing protein, with amino-acid sequence MGIDVLLLTSDPDPEAVLPALALLPHQVRPLRPEVSALLDAGPHDVVLVDARVDLAAARGLCRLLGSSGVDVPVVAVVREGGLVVVNGEWGVDEILLPTAGPAEVDARLRLVRARRGATKPDGDGTLQLGELVIDEATYTTRLRGRPLDLTYKEFELLKYLAQHAGRVFTRAQLLQEVWGYDFFGGTRTVDVHVRRLRAKLGPEHESLIGTVRNVGYKYCVGFDLPSSGRGSIAEESAGRA; translated from the coding sequence ATGGGTATCGACGTGCTGCTGCTGACCAGCGACCCGGACCCCGAGGCGGTGCTGCCCGCGCTGGCGCTGCTCCCGCACCAGGTCCGCCCGCTGCGTCCCGAGGTGTCCGCGCTGCTGGACGCCGGTCCGCACGACGTCGTCCTGGTGGACGCCCGCGTCGACCTGGCCGCCGCGCGCGGCCTGTGCCGGCTGCTGGGCTCCAGCGGCGTCGACGTGCCCGTGGTCGCGGTCGTGCGGGAGGGCGGCCTGGTCGTGGTGAACGGCGAGTGGGGCGTGGACGAGATCCTGCTGCCCACCGCCGGGCCGGCCGAGGTGGACGCCCGGCTGCGCCTGGTGCGCGCCCGGCGCGGCGCGACCAAGCCGGACGGCGACGGCACGCTGCAACTCGGCGAGCTGGTCATCGACGAGGCGACGTACACGACCCGCCTGCGCGGCCGACCGCTCGACCTGACGTACAAGGAGTTCGAGCTGCTGAAGTACCTGGCGCAGCACGCCGGCCGGGTGTTCACCCGCGCGCAGCTCCTCCAGGAGGTCTGGGGTTACGACTTCTTCGGCGGCACCCGCACCGTGGACGTCCACGTGCGGCGGTTGCGCGCGAAGCTCGGTCCCGAGCACGAGTCCTTGATCGGGACAGTGCGGAACGTGGGTTACAAGTACTGCGTTGGATTCGACCTCCCTTCGTCAGGTCGGGGCTCGATCGCCGAGGAGTCGGCGGGTCGAGCCTGA
- a CDS encoding DUF1416 domain-containing protein, giving the protein MSDGCGAPVQGVDIAVGADEVVLTGKVSTPEGPVGGAFVRLLDSSGEFTAEVVSSPEGDFRFYAAPGTWTIRALHRSGNGQASVSADGPGVHPVSVSVA; this is encoded by the coding sequence ATGAGCGACGGTTGCGGCGCGCCGGTGCAGGGCGTCGACATCGCGGTGGGCGCGGACGAGGTGGTGCTGACCGGCAAGGTGAGCACGCCCGAGGGCCCGGTGGGCGGCGCGTTCGTGCGGCTGCTCGACTCGTCCGGCGAGTTCACCGCCGAGGTCGTGTCCTCCCCGGAGGGCGACTTCCGCTTCTACGCCGCGCCGGGCACGTGGACGATCCGGGCGCTGCACCGGTCGGGCAACGGCCAGGCGTCGGTGTCCGCCGACGGTCCGGGCGTGCACCCGGTGTCGGTGTCGGTGGCGTGA
- a CDS encoding biotin-dependent carboxyltransferase family protein codes for MTSRSLTVLRTGPLALVQDLGRPGHAHLGVPPSGALDPPSLRLANRLVGNPEDAAGLEVLLGGLVVRAGASCTVAVTGPSAPVLVGGAHRDSPCHLRPGDELAIGAPTGGLRCYLAVSGGVATPPELGSRATDLLSGLGPAPLAPGDELPLGAVTGVPVGADVLPPVRVGDELAVPVHLGPRDDWFDDPVGRLRAGRWTVSERSNRVGVRLRGPALDRTDRHRGRELPSEGLVTGAVQVPPDGQPVVFLADHPTTGGYPVIGVVPTDALPLLGQARPGTRLRFHPRG; via the coding sequence ATGACCAGCCGGTCGCTGACCGTCCTGCGCACCGGCCCCCTGGCGCTGGTCCAGGACCTGGGCCGACCCGGCCACGCGCACCTGGGCGTGCCGCCGTCCGGCGCGCTCGACCCGCCGTCCCTGCGCCTGGCCAACCGCCTGGTGGGCAACCCGGAGGACGCCGCCGGCCTGGAGGTCCTGCTCGGCGGGCTGGTCGTGCGGGCCGGCGCCTCGTGCACCGTCGCGGTCACCGGGCCGAGCGCGCCGGTGCTGGTCGGCGGCGCGCACCGCGACTCGCCGTGCCACCTGCGGCCGGGCGACGAGCTGGCCATCGGCGCGCCGACCGGCGGCCTGCGCTGCTACCTGGCCGTCTCCGGTGGCGTCGCGACGCCGCCGGAACTGGGCAGCCGCGCGACCGACCTGCTCTCCGGCCTCGGGCCCGCCCCGCTCGCGCCCGGCGACGAGCTGCCGCTCGGCGCGGTGACCGGCGTCCCGGTCGGCGCGGACGTCCTCCCGCCCGTGCGCGTCGGCGACGAACTGGCGGTGCCCGTCCACCTCGGACCCCGCGACGACTGGTTCGACGACCCGGTGGGCCGGCTCCGCGCCGGGCGGTGGACCGTGTCCGAACGGAGCAACCGGGTCGGCGTCCGGCTCCGGGGCCCCGCGCTCGACCGGACCGACCGCCACCGCGGTCGGGAGCTGCCCAGCGAGGGGCTCGTCACCGGCGCGGTCCAGGTGCCCCCGGACGGCCAACCAGTGGTATTCCTCGCCGACCACCCCACGACGGGCGGCTACCCGGTGATCGGCGTGGTCCCGACGGACGCGCTCCCGCTGCTCGGCCAGGCGCGCCCCGGCACGCGGCTCCGGTTCCACCCGCGCGGCTGA
- a CDS encoding LmeA family phospholipid-binding protein: MTATSTNRRPTRGRKLIIAGLVVVGLLVAADFGLAAAGEYQVAQKMRAKFQLADDPTVRINGFPFIFQALAGDYRDIEIAATGVPVRDALRDVEIRANLRHTRIGLSDLLAGNTRNGRIDQVTGSVKIKSRDLNRLVNSVTPFSDMAIEPDNRPAATPTPTPVNPDPTKAAVKLSGSTTVAGRKIRLAAYGTVALVGGQVAVSVSDVELDDTSLAGLTEALGVVKQALSVTIDPGALPFTVTPTAVRVESGALTVEGTVNDIPLDEG, from the coding sequence ATGACCGCCACGAGCACGAACCGCCGCCCGACCAGGGGCCGCAAGCTGATCATCGCCGGATTGGTGGTGGTCGGCCTGCTGGTCGCGGCCGACTTCGGGCTCGCGGCGGCGGGCGAGTACCAGGTGGCGCAGAAGATGCGCGCCAAGTTCCAGCTCGCCGACGACCCGACGGTGCGGATCAACGGGTTCCCGTTCATCTTCCAGGCGCTGGCCGGCGACTACCGGGACATCGAGATCGCGGCGACCGGCGTGCCGGTCCGCGACGCGCTGCGCGACGTGGAGATCAGGGCGAACCTCCGGCACACCCGCATCGGGCTGTCCGACCTGCTGGCCGGCAACACCCGCAACGGCCGGATCGACCAGGTCACGGGCAGCGTCAAGATCAAGTCGAGGGACCTGAACCGGCTGGTGAACTCGGTCACCCCGTTCTCCGACATGGCGATCGAGCCGGACAACCGGCCGGCGGCGACGCCGACCCCGACGCCCGTCAACCCCGACCCGACCAAGGCGGCGGTGAAGCTCAGCGGCAGCACCACGGTGGCCGGTCGCAAGATCCGGCTGGCCGCGTACGGCACGGTCGCCCTGGTCGGCGGCCAGGTGGCGGTGTCGGTGAGCGACGTGGAGCTGGACGACACGTCGCTCGCGGGCCTCACCGAGGCGCTGGGCGTGGTGAAGCAGGCGTTGAGCGTCACCATCGACCCCGGCGCGCTGCCCTTCACGGTGACGCCGACGGCGGTCCGGGTGGAGAGCGGCGCGCTGACCGTGGAGGGCACCGTCAACGACATCCCGCTCGACGAGGGCTGA
- a CDS encoding putative leader peptide, whose protein sequence is MGTLLTKRLAVDLCRVRSSLCRATSRPGG, encoded by the coding sequence ATGGGCACGCTGCTGACCAAGCGACTCGCGGTAGACCTGTGCCGCGTGCGCAGCAGCCTGTGTCGCGCGACGAGCCGACCGGGCGGTTAA